A stretch of Episyrphus balteatus chromosome 2, idEpiBalt1.1, whole genome shotgun sequence DNA encodes these proteins:
- the LOC129911124 gene encoding carboxypeptidase D isoform X3: MILRKSICTLVFLFVYQCWAQSTNELDGLPEPRAYVPDSQFLDFVYHDHDELTRFLRATSAKYPNLTALYSIGKSIQGRDLWVMVVSASPYEHMVGKPDVKYVGNIHGNEPVGREMLLHLIQYFVSGYNTDAYVKWLLDNTRIHILPSMNPDGYAVSKEGTCDGGQGRYNSRGFDLNRNFPDYFKQNNKRGQPETDAVKDWISKIQFVLSGSLHGGALVASYPYDNTPNSSPLGAVFQTYSSAPSLTPDDDVFKHLSLVYANNHAKMSRGVACKSATPAFENGITNGAAWYPLTGGMQDYNYVWYGCMEVTLEISCCKFPPAFELRKYWEDNQLSLIKFLAEAHRGVQGFVLDPTGGPIERASLKIKGRDVGFQTTKHGEFWRILMPGYYKLEAFADGYAPREIDFMVVEQHPTLLNVTLQPAKRTEGSAAPFYRPIPQSQFYRPGPPPSYTDGGIFSSISNGLNTLYSNIFG, from the exons ATGATTTTAAGGAAGTCTATTTGCACGCTCGTATTCTTATTCGTGTATCAATGCTGGGCGCAAAGTACAAATGAACTCGATGGTCTGCCAGAGCCAAGAGCCTATGTTCCAGATTcacaatttttggattttgtttaTCATGATCATGATGAGTTGACGAGGTTCCTGAG aGCAACAAGTGCCAAATATCCCAACTTAACTGCACTCTATTCCATTGGAAAATCAATTCAAGGTCGTGACCTCTGGGTAATGGTTGTTTCGGCATCACCCTACGAACACATGGTTGGGAAGCCAGATGTAAAATATGTTGGCAATATACACGGCAATGAGCCAGTTGGCAGAGAAATGCTACTGCATTTGATTCAATATTTTGTCTCCGGATATAATACGGATGCGTATGTTAAATGGCTGTTGGATAATACGAGAATACATATTTTACCATCTATGAATCCAGATGGTTATGCAGTGTCTAAGGAGGGTACTTGTGATGGAGGCCAAGGAAG ATACAACTCACGTGGTTTTGATTTAAATCGTAACTTCCCGGATTATTTCAAACAGAATAATAAACGTGGACAACCTGAAACGGATGCTGTTAAGGATTGGATTTCAAAGATACAATTTGTGCTGAGTGGAAGTCTGCATGGCGGAGCTTTGGTAGCCAGTTATCCTTATGATAACACACCTAATTCTAGT CCCCTGGGCGCAGTGTTCCAAACCTATTCATCAGCACCATCCCTGACTCCAGATGATGATGTCTTCAAGCATTTGTCACTTGTGTATGCCAATAACCATGCTAAGATGTCACGCGGTGTAGCATGTAAATCAGCAACACCAGCATTTGAAAATGGCATCACCAATGGTGCAGCGTGGTATCCGCTAACTGGAGGCATGCAAGATTACAACTACGTTTGGTATGGTTGCATGGAAGTGACGTTAGAAATTTCATGTTGTAAATTTCCGCCAGCATTTGAATTGAGAAAATACTGGGAAGATAATCAATTG TCATTGATTAAATTCCTAGCTGAAGCTCATCGAGGTGTTCAAGGTTTCGTTTTGGACCCAACCGGAGGACCAATTGAAAGAGCATCATTGAAGATCAAAGGTCGTGATGTGGGATTCCAAACAACTAAACATGGAGAATTCTGGAGGATACTAATGCCTGGTTACTACAAGTTGGAA GCTTTTGCGGATGGATATGCTCCACGTGAAATCGATTTTATGGTTGTTGAACAACACCCCACATTGTTGAATGTAACACTTCAACCAGCAAAG AGAACTGAAGGATCAGCTGCTCCATTCTATCGCCCGATTCCCCAATCTCAATTCTATCGTCCGGGACCACCACCTTCCTACACCGATGGCGGAATCTTCTCATCGATTAGCAACGGCCTCAACACACTCTATTCTAATATATTTGGCTGA
- the LOC129911123 gene encoding uncharacterized protein LOC129911123: MDGFNSREFYGHGLSEDPKLRTTTRNYEFKYNSPEHLEKIITRVRTDREKKQMNLLDRTNNHIQFPSYNSKPNKPQVMKIPAVETQIGSSNSREAVVKIMSDEEIEAMIAQALHSNDDLPNLPEVKTFEDIESPRETKNPVEIRKDEKLSKTSIEVFPNLQPQWVEIKPVQKSIANLFEPVEPCDKEYSSDSEDSEDLCFGLNLGDETLKNENEDFKLDEVVNKKNKYFDSLSIDSRMTADFVIRNQESAVQSEDNDHEEESPLQSPVSLGVESRLNVCEHMEMERVFGETLPHVPKMQFEDLENEDKSDLSEFSADEGEKEEIKSQNVVTCEREDFESLDFESHKRTRFF; this comes from the exons atggatggCTTCAATAGCAGAGAATTCTATGGACATGGTTTGTCCGAAGATCCGAAACTAAGGACAACAACTAGAAATTATGAATTTAAG TACAATTCTCCTGAACACTTGGAAAAGATCATCACCCGCGTGAGGACGGATCGTGAAAAGAAGCAAATGAACCTGTTGGACCGTACCAATAATCATATTCAATTTCCAAGTTACAATTCGAAACCCAACAAACCACAAGTAATGAAAATACCAGCTGTTGAAACTCAAATCGGTAGTTCGAACTCACGTGAAGCAGTAGTGAAAATAATGAGTGATGAAGAAATCGAAGCAATGATCGCACAGGCCTTACATTCAAATGATGATTTACCTAATCTTCCTGAAGTGAAGACTTTTGAAGACATTGAATCTCCAAGGGAAACAAAAAACCCTGTCGAAATTCGAAAAGATGAAAAACTTTCTAAAACATCGATTGAAGTTTTTCCCAACTTGCAACCGCAATGGGTTGAAATCAAGCCAGTTCAAAAATCTATTGCAAATTTATTTGAACCTGTGGAACCATGTGACAAAGAATATTCTTCAGATTCTGAAGATTCTGAAGATCTATGCTTTGGTCTTAATTTAGGCGATGAAACactcaaaaatgaaaatgaagattttaaactcgatgaagtagtgaataagaaaaacaaatattttgattcACTTTCAATTGATAGCAGAATGACGGCAGATTTTGTTATACGAAATCAagaatcagctgttcaaagcgAGGACAATGATCATGAAGAAGAATCACCTTTACAGAGCCCTGTTTCATTGGGTGTAGAATCCAGACTGAATGTATGTGAACATATGGAAATGGAACGTGTTTTCGGAGAAACT TTACCGCATGTaccaaaaatgcaatttgaagATTTAGAAAATGAAGATAAGAGTGATTTAAGTGAATTCTCAGCTGATGAAGgtgaaaaagaagaaattaaatCTCAAAACGTTGTAACCTGTGAAAGAGAAGATTTTGAA AgtttagattttgaaagtcataAACGAACTAGATTTTTTTAA
- the LOC129911124 gene encoding carboxypeptidase D isoform X4 — translation MILRKSICTLVFLFVYQCWAQSTNELDGLPEPRAYVPDSQFLDFVYHDHDELTRFLRATSAKYPNLTALYSIGKSIQGRDLWVMVVSASPYEHMVGKPDVKYVGNIHGNEPVGREMLLHLIQYFVSGYNTDAYVKWLLDNTRIHILPSMNPDGYAVSKEGTCDGGQGRYNSRGFDLNRNFPDYFKQNNKRGQPETDAVKDWISKIQFVLSGSLHGGALVASYPYDNTPNSRLLKGICRSSALCAMFQTYSSAPSLTPDDDVFKHLSLVYANNHAKMSRGVACKSATPAFENGITNGAAWYPLTGGMQDYNYVWYGCMEVTLEISCCKFPPAFELRKYWEDNQLSLIKFLAEAHRGVQGFVLDPTGGPIERASLKIKGRDVGFQTTKHGEFWRILMPGYYKLEAFADGYAPREIDFMVVEQHPTLLNVTLQPAKPISSTVRSRKPADSHAIIFPSD, via the exons ATGATTTTAAGGAAGTCTATTTGCACGCTCGTATTCTTATTCGTGTATCAATGCTGGGCGCAAAGTACAAATGAACTCGATGGTCTGCCAGAGCCAAGAGCCTATGTTCCAGATTcacaatttttggattttgtttaTCATGATCATGATGAGTTGACGAGGTTCCTGAG aGCAACAAGTGCCAAATATCCCAACTTAACTGCACTCTATTCCATTGGAAAATCAATTCAAGGTCGTGACCTCTGGGTAATGGTTGTTTCGGCATCACCCTACGAACACATGGTTGGGAAGCCAGATGTAAAATATGTTGGCAATATACACGGCAATGAGCCAGTTGGCAGAGAAATGCTACTGCATTTGATTCAATATTTTGTCTCCGGATATAATACGGATGCGTATGTTAAATGGCTGTTGGATAATACGAGAATACATATTTTACCATCTATGAATCCAGATGGTTATGCAGTGTCTAAGGAGGGTACTTGTGATGGAGGCCAAGGAAG ATACAACTCACGTGGTTTTGATTTAAATCGTAACTTCCCGGATTATTTCAAACAGAATAATAAACGTGGACAACCTGAAACGGATGCTGTTAAGGATTGGATTTCAAAGATACAATTTGTGCTGAGTGGAAGTCTGCATGGCGGAGCTTTGGTAGCCAGTTATCCTTATGATAACACACCTAATTCTAG GCTGCTTAAAGGAATTTGTCGATCATCAGCATTATGTGCGA TGTTCCAAACCTATTCATCAGCACCATCCCTGACTCCAGATGATGATGTCTTCAAGCATTTGTCACTTGTGTATGCCAATAACCATGCTAAGATGTCACGCGGTGTAGCATGTAAATCAGCAACACCAGCATTTGAAAATGGCATCACCAATGGTGCAGCGTGGTATCCGCTAACTGGAGGCATGCAAGATTACAACTACGTTTGGTATGGTTGCATGGAAGTGACGTTAGAAATTTCATGTTGTAAATTTCCGCCAGCATTTGAATTGAGAAAATACTGGGAAGATAATCAATTG TCATTGATTAAATTCCTAGCTGAAGCTCATCGAGGTGTTCAAGGTTTCGTTTTGGACCCAACCGGAGGACCAATTGAAAGAGCATCATTGAAGATCAAAGGTCGTGATGTGGGATTCCAAACAACTAAACATGGAGAATTCTGGAGGATACTAATGCCTGGTTACTACAAGTTGGAA GCTTTTGCGGATGGATATGCTCCACGTGAAATCGATTTTATGGTTGTTGAACAACACCCCACATTGTTGAATGTAACACTTCAACCAGCAAAG cCAATTTCCAGCACAGTCCGGAGTAGAAAACCCGCTGACTCTCATGCAATCATCTTCCCATCCGACTAA
- the LOC129911124 gene encoding carboxypeptidase D isoform X2 — MILRKSICTLVFLFVYQCWAQSTNELDGLPEPRAYVPDSQFLDFVYHDHDELTRFLRATSAKYPNLTALYSIGKSIQGRDLWVMVVSASPYEHMVGKPDVKYVGNIHGNEPVGREMLLHLIQYFVSGYNTDAYVKWLLDNTRIHILPSMNPDGYAVSKEGTCDGGQGRYNSRGFDLNRNFPDYFKQNNKRGQPETDAVKDWISKIQFVLSGSLHGGALVASYPYDNTPNSRICRSSALCAMFQTYSSAPSLTPDDDVFKHLSLVYANNHAKMSRGVACKSATPAFENGITNGAAWYPLTGGMQDYNYVWYGCMEVTLEISCCKFPPAFELRKYWEDNQLSLIKFLAEAHRGVQGFVLDPTGGPIERASLKIKGRDVGFQTTKHGEFWRILMPGYYKLEAFADGYAPREIDFMVVEQHPTLLNVTLQPAKRTEGSAAPFYRPIPQSQFYRPGPPPSYTDGGIFSSISNGLNTLYSNIFG, encoded by the exons ATGATTTTAAGGAAGTCTATTTGCACGCTCGTATTCTTATTCGTGTATCAATGCTGGGCGCAAAGTACAAATGAACTCGATGGTCTGCCAGAGCCAAGAGCCTATGTTCCAGATTcacaatttttggattttgtttaTCATGATCATGATGAGTTGACGAGGTTCCTGAG aGCAACAAGTGCCAAATATCCCAACTTAACTGCACTCTATTCCATTGGAAAATCAATTCAAGGTCGTGACCTCTGGGTAATGGTTGTTTCGGCATCACCCTACGAACACATGGTTGGGAAGCCAGATGTAAAATATGTTGGCAATATACACGGCAATGAGCCAGTTGGCAGAGAAATGCTACTGCATTTGATTCAATATTTTGTCTCCGGATATAATACGGATGCGTATGTTAAATGGCTGTTGGATAATACGAGAATACATATTTTACCATCTATGAATCCAGATGGTTATGCAGTGTCTAAGGAGGGTACTTGTGATGGAGGCCAAGGAAG ATACAACTCACGTGGTTTTGATTTAAATCGTAACTTCCCGGATTATTTCAAACAGAATAATAAACGTGGACAACCTGAAACGGATGCTGTTAAGGATTGGATTTCAAAGATACAATTTGTGCTGAGTGGAAGTCTGCATGGCGGAGCTTTGGTAGCCAGTTATCCTTATGATAACACACCTAATTCTA GAATTTGTCGATCATCAGCATTATGTGCGA TGTTCCAAACCTATTCATCAGCACCATCCCTGACTCCAGATGATGATGTCTTCAAGCATTTGTCACTTGTGTATGCCAATAACCATGCTAAGATGTCACGCGGTGTAGCATGTAAATCAGCAACACCAGCATTTGAAAATGGCATCACCAATGGTGCAGCGTGGTATCCGCTAACTGGAGGCATGCAAGATTACAACTACGTTTGGTATGGTTGCATGGAAGTGACGTTAGAAATTTCATGTTGTAAATTTCCGCCAGCATTTGAATTGAGAAAATACTGGGAAGATAATCAATTG TCATTGATTAAATTCCTAGCTGAAGCTCATCGAGGTGTTCAAGGTTTCGTTTTGGACCCAACCGGAGGACCAATTGAAAGAGCATCATTGAAGATCAAAGGTCGTGATGTGGGATTCCAAACAACTAAACATGGAGAATTCTGGAGGATACTAATGCCTGGTTACTACAAGTTGGAA GCTTTTGCGGATGGATATGCTCCACGTGAAATCGATTTTATGGTTGTTGAACAACACCCCACATTGTTGAATGTAACACTTCAACCAGCAAAG AGAACTGAAGGATCAGCTGCTCCATTCTATCGCCCGATTCCCCAATCTCAATTCTATCGTCCGGGACCACCACCTTCCTACACCGATGGCGGAATCTTCTCATCGATTAGCAACGGCCTCAACACACTCTATTCTAATATATTTGGCTGA
- the LOC129911124 gene encoding carboxypeptidase D isoform X1, giving the protein MILRKSICTLVFLFVYQCWAQSTNELDGLPEPRAYVPDSQFLDFVYHDHDELTRFLRATSAKYPNLTALYSIGKSIQGRDLWVMVVSASPYEHMVGKPDVKYVGNIHGNEPVGREMLLHLIQYFVSGYNTDAYVKWLLDNTRIHILPSMNPDGYAVSKEGTCDGGQGRYNSRGFDLNRNFPDYFKQNNKRGQPETDAVKDWISKIQFVLSGSLHGGALVASYPYDNTPNSRLLKGICRSSALCAMFQTYSSAPSLTPDDDVFKHLSLVYANNHAKMSRGVACKSATPAFENGITNGAAWYPLTGGMQDYNYVWYGCMEVTLEISCCKFPPAFELRKYWEDNQLSLIKFLAEAHRGVQGFVLDPTGGPIERASLKIKGRDVGFQTTKHGEFWRILMPGYYKLEAFADGYAPREIDFMVVEQHPTLLNVTLQPAKRTEGSAAPFYRPIPQSQFYRPGPPPSYTDGGIFSSISNGLNTLYSNIFG; this is encoded by the exons ATGATTTTAAGGAAGTCTATTTGCACGCTCGTATTCTTATTCGTGTATCAATGCTGGGCGCAAAGTACAAATGAACTCGATGGTCTGCCAGAGCCAAGAGCCTATGTTCCAGATTcacaatttttggattttgtttaTCATGATCATGATGAGTTGACGAGGTTCCTGAG aGCAACAAGTGCCAAATATCCCAACTTAACTGCACTCTATTCCATTGGAAAATCAATTCAAGGTCGTGACCTCTGGGTAATGGTTGTTTCGGCATCACCCTACGAACACATGGTTGGGAAGCCAGATGTAAAATATGTTGGCAATATACACGGCAATGAGCCAGTTGGCAGAGAAATGCTACTGCATTTGATTCAATATTTTGTCTCCGGATATAATACGGATGCGTATGTTAAATGGCTGTTGGATAATACGAGAATACATATTTTACCATCTATGAATCCAGATGGTTATGCAGTGTCTAAGGAGGGTACTTGTGATGGAGGCCAAGGAAG ATACAACTCACGTGGTTTTGATTTAAATCGTAACTTCCCGGATTATTTCAAACAGAATAATAAACGTGGACAACCTGAAACGGATGCTGTTAAGGATTGGATTTCAAAGATACAATTTGTGCTGAGTGGAAGTCTGCATGGCGGAGCTTTGGTAGCCAGTTATCCTTATGATAACACACCTAATTCTAG GCTGCTTAAAGGAATTTGTCGATCATCAGCATTATGTGCGA TGTTCCAAACCTATTCATCAGCACCATCCCTGACTCCAGATGATGATGTCTTCAAGCATTTGTCACTTGTGTATGCCAATAACCATGCTAAGATGTCACGCGGTGTAGCATGTAAATCAGCAACACCAGCATTTGAAAATGGCATCACCAATGGTGCAGCGTGGTATCCGCTAACTGGAGGCATGCAAGATTACAACTACGTTTGGTATGGTTGCATGGAAGTGACGTTAGAAATTTCATGTTGTAAATTTCCGCCAGCATTTGAATTGAGAAAATACTGGGAAGATAATCAATTG TCATTGATTAAATTCCTAGCTGAAGCTCATCGAGGTGTTCAAGGTTTCGTTTTGGACCCAACCGGAGGACCAATTGAAAGAGCATCATTGAAGATCAAAGGTCGTGATGTGGGATTCCAAACAACTAAACATGGAGAATTCTGGAGGATACTAATGCCTGGTTACTACAAGTTGGAA GCTTTTGCGGATGGATATGCTCCACGTGAAATCGATTTTATGGTTGTTGAACAACACCCCACATTGTTGAATGTAACACTTCAACCAGCAAAG AGAACTGAAGGATCAGCTGCTCCATTCTATCGCCCGATTCCCCAATCTCAATTCTATCGTCCGGGACCACCACCTTCCTACACCGATGGCGGAATCTTCTCATCGATTAGCAACGGCCTCAACACACTCTATTCTAATATATTTGGCTGA
- the LOC129911122 gene encoding transforming growth factor beta-1-induced transcript 1 protein: MSDAICHKCNEAISQRIVTALGKSWHPEHFACRECGKPIAESTFNIHEDEPVCSDCFVQKYSGTCFACKRPITEKTIKALGNTWHEDCFICNGPCNGSLVGTSFYERDGKAYCKSDYEQLFAAKCAGCSKSITDNAIIALNVKWHKDCFKCKKCENPISASTFAVEDNKPVCTSCSA; encoded by the exons TCTGACGCAATTTGTCACAAATGCAACGAGGCCATCTCTCAAAGGATTGTCACCGCCTTGGGCAAGTCCTGGCATCCAGAACATTTTGCGTGTCGTGAATGTGGCAAACCGATTGCTGAGTCAACATTCAACATTCACGAAGATGAACCAGTATGCAGTGATTGTTTTGTCCAAAAATATTCAGGAACATGTTTTGCATGTAAGCGACCTATTACAGAG aaaacaattaAAGCACTTGGAAACACATGGCACGAAGATTGCTTCATATGCAATGGTCCATGCAATGGAAGTCTTGTTGGCACATCATTTTATGAACGCGATGGCAAAGCATATTGCAAATCAGACTACGAACAGCTTTTTGCAGCCAAATGTGCTGGTTGTTCAAAATCAATTACCGACAATGCGATAATAGCTTTGAATGTTAAATGGCATAAGGATTGTTTCAAATGCAAG aaatgtgAAAACCCAATCTCTGCTAGTACCTTTGCTGTTGAAGACAACAAACCCGTTTGCACATCGTGCTCAGCTtaa